The following is a genomic window from Heptranchias perlo isolate sHepPer1 chromosome 6, sHepPer1.hap1, whole genome shotgun sequence.
gcaaagTAAACCTTTGGATATAGAGCATTTTCGGAaaacgctatgtaaatgcaaattctgcCTTTCTTTCCTAGAGGTTCCTTTGCATATAACCCACAGTCTGTAGGTTATTACCGCTGTTTGCTTGCTTTAATGTGCTCGCTGTTGTATATCTTGCCACTAATTTATGAAAGTTTGACGACTGACTTGCTGTCAATTCGGCAACAGGCAGCAATGGATAACACTGGTAGTTAAAAGGATTAACAGATAAACAAAAGGTGCTACATATTAGTTTTCAGCCACTGAGGTGTGGGATGGAACTGAACTTGAGTCACTATGTTATGAATTGTGTTATTGCACTATCAATGCAATGTGGAGCATCAGCGAAAGAACAAGGTCTTAATAAAACAGAGACTAGACTTGTTAAAACAGCAATTACCTGTACATACTATCCCCTTTTATATCTATTATATGGCAAATGAAACTTCTCAATCGATGTAATTATCCAAATTAAAAGTATTTTACCAGATGCTGCCTTTTTCCATATGGTTTTAATACTTTTCCCCATTTTCCATTTATAGTCTTGTGACTGCGAACTCTTCCTGTCAACTTTCTCCATTATACTCTCCTTCCAGTGGAGAcactgcagcaccaccactggagcaagggtgtaattacagtgtgacaagtttacataggcagtttccattattaaCATGGACACAGGAGTTTATATCGGAAATATAAAAATTTAGGTCTGcttgccctggtccaattatccgcTGTTCTCTAACCCCACTATATACACacaattatatataaaattaaatgtgTGGTTATAACATTCCAATAGTATTGCGCCTTTAGGTGGCACTCTCAGTAACGTTATGTGACTCCTTAACAACATTACGTCAGTCAACTCATCcttctgtttaaatcccttcatggcctttctTGTCCCGagatctgtaacctcctgcagcccccaCCCCAAACTCAGCTCCTTTGACTCCGGCCTCGAGCATCTCCCTCACcactggtgaccgtgccttcaggcACCTTATGTCCACAATTGTGAATTCcacccctaaacccctccacctccctaaaccccccttaaaagccacctctttgaCAATGCTtgtggtcactcctcctaatatctttagctcagtgtccatttttcaaTTATGCCTCGGTGAAGTTCCgtgagatgtttttctacattaaaaggcacCATTTAATGCAAATTGTTGATGATCTTAAGACTGTTTGGTGAAATCATGGTGCAATTTCTACTTTTGTCCACCAAGTGGAGCTGAAGGTCAGTAAAGATGAGTGTTCTCACTCTTCaggatattttttttattcgttcatgggatgtgggcgtcgctggcgaggccggcatttattgcccatccctaattgcccttgagaaggtggtggtgagccgccttcttgaactgatgcagtccgtgtggtgacggttctcccacagtgctgttaggattttgacccagtgatgaaggaacggtgatatatttccaagtcgggatggtgtgtgacttggaggggaacgtgcaggtggtgttgttcccatgtgcctgctgctcttgtccttctaggtggtagaggtcgcgggtttggaaggtgctgtcgaagaagccttggcgagttgctgcagtgcatcctgtggatggtacacactgcagccacagtgcgccagtggtgaatggagtgaatgtttagggtggtggatggggtgccaatcaagcgggctgctttatcttggatggtgtcgagcttcttgagtgttgttggagctgcactcatccaggcaagtggagagtattccatcacactcctgacttgtgccttgtagatggtggaaaggctttggggagtcaggtggtgagtcactcgccgcagaatacccagcctctgacctgctcttgtagccacagtatttatatggctggtccaattaagtttcttgtcaatggtgacccccaggatgttgattgtgggggattcggcgatggtaatgctgttgaatatcaaggagaggtggttagactctctcttgttggagatggtcattgcctggcacttgtctggcgtgaatgttacttgccacttatgagcccaagcctggatgttgtccaggtcttgctgcatgcgggctcggactgcttcattatctgaggggttgcgaatggaactgaacactgtgcaatcatcagcgaacatccccatttctgaccttgtgatggagggaaggtcattgatgaagcagctgaagatggttgggcctaggacactgccctgaggaactcctgcagcaacgtcagTAACAGTATAAGCACAAAGAAACCAAAGTCCCATTTTTAGGCGCTGCAAAAAGAGGAGAGGTTTACAACAAGGACTAGTTCAAAGAGGTGGATCCCAGAACAGGTTTCTCACCCGATGACCTCCGTGTACCGTTGAGATCGGACGGCACTAAACCAGAAACACTAGAGTGGGTCACGCACCTGGGCTCAACGTgattcgatgggccaaagggcagTGATGTATATCAGCCACTTCGTAGAGCACAATGTTCGATGTCTGACTCTTATCCTCTGCCCAACTGAGAGGAATCCAGAAACAATCACAGTCCACGGTTGAGGGGCTGATCGCTCCCACTGAAATCCGGGAAATCAGCAGCAATAGTCCATGCCACTTCCATTGCCCTCTGCCCAATGAGAAGTATCAGCACTGAACCACATTCACCCCACTGTGAATCCACTGACACGCTACCCCTCAAACAGCCCTCCGAACCCAGACATTGGTCCATCGCTGCTCCAAGCTGACCAAGTCAATTTCACCTCACCGCAGGACTTCTGACTTCAGTTTTTGACTCCTTCATATCGTCTCCTCTCTATTCTCAGTTTACAACCAGGACATGTCTCTCCTAATCCCTGCCCTGCCAACGTAACCTGAATTCCTTCAGTATCCATTCCCATGCACATTTTTGCTGCCGCTCTGAACCCGAGCCCATTGCTTCCATCTTCTATATTTCTCTTCTCTGCCCAcatcttccctctgtgcctctcggcATTCTCTGAAAGGCCCATCGAGACACCAAATCACTGCCTCCTtgggagcagcaaccccaactgccccatcctctcACCAACGATCCCGCCCAGCGCGCCCACTGAGGGCTAATCTCCTCAACTTCCTTCTTGATCACACCCCCCGCCAGTGATCCCGTAGACCATCCCACGTCTCGCAGACTACCTTCTTGTTCCATAACCTCATCTCTCCCTCAAGATTCTGGGATGGGTACAGGGCTACGAGGagagcagtggaattagttttggactgctcagcagagctggcacaggctcagtgggctgaatggtctccctcTGTAGTTCTTAACAGGGAAGGAGCAGAAATCAATGAAAAGTTGATAGGTGCTGTAAAATTGAGGTTTTTTATTATTTAACAGAGCTTTACATACACAGGGAACGTACTGTCACTACACAAACTACTCTCAAAACAAAAGTATACAATTTCACACACTAGAGCTGGGTATAGCAGCACGGGCACTGATATCTACAGACACATGAATTTAACAGTTCAAAAATCAATCTCATTTTTACAAGTCTGTTAAcacttttaaaattgtaaaaaaaaactgatcacAATTGGTCAGGAAAATCACATTAAATCACATTACAAGTTGGTCTTCATTAGATTTCAAATCAATAATTTACAGCAGGAATTTCTTTTAATAATAATCTAAACTCCCTGCCGGCCCATCACACTGCTATTTAACCCCCTTTAAAagcaaggagggggggggggggaaaaagagagaatcAAATTTATATCTCACCCCACCCCAAAATACTCGCGACCGTCCCGAACAGTTCCACGGACCACACTTCAAAACAGCTGTGGGTGGAATTAATTTTTGACACTGGTGATTGGTCATTTGAAGAGTCCAAGGTACACAAGTCCATGGAAAGGAGGACTGATTATTTTAAAGCAGGTGGCACCACACGAGATCTGATCAGACCCCATCACCTGGGGAGACGAGCACTTATTGCACTACCGATAGTGTGACATTCCCTTTATTCCAGAACACGATTCGCCACAGCGAACTCATTCCAGAACACGATTCGCCACAGTGAACTCATTCTAGAACACGATTCGCCACGGTGAACTCATTCCAGAACACGATTCGCCACAGTGAACTCATTCCAGAACACGATTCGCCACAGTGAACTCATTCCAGAACACGATTCGCCACAGTGAACTCATTCCAGAACACGATTCGCCACAGTGAACTCATTCCAGAACACGATTCGCCACAGTGAACTCATTCTAGAACACGATTCGCCACAGTGAACTCATTCTAGAACACGATTCGCCACAGTGAACTCATTCTAGAACACGATTCGCCACAGTGAACTCATTCCAGAACACGATTCGCCACAGTGAACTCATTCTAGAACACGATTCGCCACAGTGAACTCATTCCAGAACACGATTCGCCACGGTGAACTCATTCCAGAACACGATTCGCCACAGTGAACTCATTCCAGAACACGATTCGCCATGGTGAACTCATTCCAGAACACGATTCGCCACAGTGAACTCATTCCAGAACACGATTCGCCACGGTGAACTCATTCCAGAACACGATTCGCCACGGTGAACTCATTCCAGAACACGATTCGCCACGGTGAACTCATTCTAGAACACGATTCGCCACAGTGAACTCATTCCAGAATGTTTTCTTGACGTAGACCGGTGAGTGAGACCGGTACCGGAGTGACTTTTGTTCTCGGCGGGGTATCTCACTCGTACACAGCGCATAAACTGCTCACTCCTTTCGAACGAATACTGTGCTGTAAAGTGGGATTTCTCCTCCATTTGAAGATGGTGACATTCTGCCATTTCTCTAAGTGCAGCAGGACGAGTTGGTCCTTTTGATCTTCATACTTTGTCCCAGGTCCACAGTCTGGACTGGTTTAACTTGCTTCTTCAGCAAGTGAGACActaccaattcaaaaatggtcTCAAAGAGCAGGTCTACATTGTACCCAGTCTTGGCACTGGTTTCAAAACACATTTTTTCTGCCATTGGGAAATCCTTTTCATCGAGCATCTTGTATTTAATGACCTGCTTATAGAAATACATCGCATCCTCTTTCAATACCTGCTTACACGctctgggggagggagtgagtggaaTCTGCCCCTCTGACTCGGTCTCTTGAATCTCCGCACACTCGTCAGTTAAGTCACATTTATTCCCAACGACAGCAAAGATACAGTCGGCCTGTGCCGTGTCAGTCAGAGCAAGGAACCGGTCCTCAAGTTCTCGTAGACTCTGACGGTTCGTCACGTCGTAAGTGAGGATCACAGCAGCAGCGCCTCGACAGTACATGGTGCCCAGACCATGGAACTGCTCCCGTCCTGTCGAAATAAGGCAAAGAATCAGGAAACCAGGCCCGTTCCAGACACCAGCACTGTTCACtcacggggggtgggggtcgtACTAACTTTAATTATCCGTCTTTGGGACCAGATGTTAacctgaggtcccgtctgccctcaggtgggtgtaaaagatcccatggcactattcaaagaagagcaggggagttctccccggtgtcttggccaatatttatccctcaaccaacatcacaaacagattatctggtcgttatcacattgcagtttgtgggatcttgctgtgtgcaaattggctgctgtgtttcctacattacaacaatgactacattttaaaaagtaattaattggctgtacacCACCCCCGCCCCGCCCAAGAAACAAACGGGGGTTGAAGCAGTCGAGCTGCTCAATTCTCTGCAACCCGACTGAGACAGGCACCAATCCCTGGACGTACGAGCACAGCATCTCAGACAACCTCCGGACAACACCTTCAACAGCTGCCATCCCAGTCTCAGAATTCCCTTGCACAGTACCAAAAATAGATTTATTTTCTTGCACTGGACTGGGCTCATAGTCCCTCGAGTATAGGTCATGGGGTGATCTAacggaggtgtttaagatgattaaaggatttgataggggagatagagagaaactatttcctctggttggtgggagtccagaacaagggggcagaaccttaaaattagagctcggccgttcaggggtgatgtcaggaagcacttcttcacacaaaggggagtggaaatctggaactctctcccccaaaaagctgttgaggctgggggtcaattggaaatttcaaaactgagatctcgACAGGAAGTAAAGCTAATTACACATGGTGATAATTTtcttatattaaaaaaaggaatgGACAAAACCATGACTTCGAGGCCCTGGTTCAGgaagctgtctgtctgtctgtagtGTGCGGTTTGCCACTGATCCCACCCTAAATGATTAACTTTAGATGTTGACTGTTCTAAAATGATCCCATTGGTTCATGTGCAGCATCTCTAATCCCAGTGAGGAAATGTTGGTGTTGACAGGTTTGTCTGTACGAAAGAAACGCACAAAAAATACATTCTGGAAACAATTAGGATAATTTGCGTCAGTGCCAAATTCTAAGTTTCCCTACCAGAAATTGGAAGCTTCACTTTACTCAAAAATTTGGAGAACTTTCTAGAGCATTAAAGTGACTGAGGGATGAGGTCTTTACGGACGACAGAAGCTGCGAGGAGCGTTTACGCACGAGAGCTTGGCGCAGTCGATAGGGACAAAGGGAAATGATTACTGTCCGTTTAGTTCAccgtctaccatcctggtaatcacgATACGATACTGGAGTTGttgaccaatcacagcaatcaatctccatcaatgagtctccaacagacccagacatgaggtgagggaaacccccagtgggggagagatttgggaaccagaggtccaaagtcacctgatcctcccgagcctgttacactcaccacacgtcatgtcgCAAATTACTCACATACTGGATCCCCAAAATGTTATTCTCTGAAAGAAATCGATCtaaatttgcatttaaatgaatCGAGACTAATTGCTTCCTAGAGATCTGAATAAAAGTCCCAAAAATTGGCAATCAAAAAGCCAAGGAAAAGGATTGTGGTCTTAGAAAGGTCACACATGGGGTCAGTGTGGGTCAGTGGGCAACACGAGGTCCAGTTGATGGGTCGTTACAGTCGAGGGAAGAGAATCGACAAGAGCAAGTCACCGGGGACTGAGGATGGGGGAAAGTCCCCACGGGTGCAGGACCACCAGGGAAAGGAGGAGAGCCGAGGGATATCCAGAAAACGGAGTCACTCGATGGATAAAggtcacaaaaagcaggagaggTCAAAGAGTGGAAAGGAAACAGGTCTGAGGGGAAAAAGAGAGTTGATTAAGAAATCATCACGTAAAGGTTACAGGGACTTCACGGTTGTAAGGATttcatttacaaacagcaaaacaaataaatgaccagatcatctgttttattgatgttggttgagggtaaatatcagccaggacaccggggagaactccccagctcttaatagtggccgcgggatcttttacatccacccgagagcagacggggcctcagtttaacgtctcattcgaaacaCACCCCCTCCTatagtgcgacgctccctcagtactgaccctccgacgctccctcagtactgaccctccgacggtgcggcgctccctcagtactgccactgggcctggattacgtgctcatgtttctggagtgggacttgaagccacaacctttgGACGGAGTAAGTTACCAACTCCACAAAGCTGACCCTACAACAGCAGGTTCCCAAATGCATCAAATAAAGTAAAATCCAAATTTTCTGGGGTGGGAAGTGGGAAATAAAATCTTAGTTGTGTCAGTGCTTGCTTCCTCTACAAAAGTTTCTGAATCCCTGTTCTCAGCAAAGTATAGTTTCCCTGCAGTGCAAGTATTCTGTTGAGTTTAACTTTAGATTGTTAGAAGTCAGTCGGCCATTACTTTGTGTAATACTTGGCCTATATCCAGGGCCTCTATGAACTGGCAGCTTTTTTTGAAGCTTCCCATTAGCTTTTGCAACTTTGTGGTTTGCGTTTACGCTCCAGTTACAAATCCCTCCAAGTACTTTCCTTGCTCACAGTCTGACCCTCTCCGAGGCCTCAGGCCCTTCCACTTTCTTCCCTGAACTCGGGCCTTGGTCCCAATATTTGCCAGGAGGTTTAAGATGAATTCCTGGGTTGACCTCAAGGGTCAGTTCCAGTTGGACAAGAAGGCAAACTACGTGTGGTAGTTTCACTCGGATGGAAGCCTAAAAGGCCAAAAAAAGCTTTCATGGAGTATTAATGGGAAAGGGATAAGTTTTGAAAAAAATCTTCCCAAAGTTTTCTGAACTGTGAAAATGCCTTCAAAAAAACCCCTGAGACTATCAGAAAACTCCACAAAAAGATAAATTACTTGTCATAAAAGGAGAGTGAAAAGCACTGAGCACAAGAGAGAAAGTTTGTTCAGAACATGgagtgagaaaaaaaatcaaatgcccAAAACAGCTCTGGTTCCTCCCAGGATGGGAACCAGGGGTGTGACCCCTTGCAGAATGGGCGGTGCTGCCATTACAGACATTTCTACATATTTCCAGAGCACTGGAACTACACCTCTCAATGGCACCTGATCCCCACCACTAAattcaattttgtttttaaatattatTATATGCAGCGGTCTCACTGAAGGGTTTAGAACTTTCACCTGACTTATGTGAAGCTTCACTTCTCACAGACTGACCCTTTCTCCACAGACTGACCTCTCCAAACTGAGGGGAGGAAGGTTAATGAGTGCACAGATTCTAACTCAGGTCAACTGCAGAGGGTTTGACAAACAAGGAGGAGTTTAAAATACTTCAGGAAAACACCAGGTTAGTgggatgggcagacaggtggcagcgCAAATTAACGTGGAGAAGTGAGAgggaatacattttgggaggagaaacaaggaacgggatggacactgAATTCCAGAGGATCAGGGGTTCAAATAGAGCATTCCTCAAAAGTGAGAGTGCTGGTGAAAAAGCCATAACACAatgtgggttttataaataggagcattgATTACAAGAGCAAAGAGATAATGGCAAAGTTGTACGAGGTGTTAGGCCCAGGttagagcactgtgtgcagttttgggtgtgCATCATAGAGaggacattaaagccacagagagcgcacagtgtagattcactagaatggcagCTCCGAGACGGGAAAATCGAGGAAGGGAATATTTCCatcgaaggctaaggggagattaaaTTACAATCACAGAGGGTTTTGATAAATCTTTCTTCTGTGGAAGTtgctgaattactagtccagtaacatagccactacacGACCATACCCGTGTGTGTTAATCAACGCTCGCTGATGTAAGGCAGCAAGTGAGGTGAGGAGGACAGGCAGCACACTGTGAACACAGGAAGGACCAGGTCTGGCAGCCATTGGAATTAATGTGGACTAATAGGGTGACTCTGGGCTGAGTCATGAATGGGGACACGTGtcccagacagagagacagcagtcaggagATTTCACTTCCCTGTTCGATCTGAAGAGTCAAATAGGCATTTCAAACGCCACGACATTTGAGATGGATACCATCAGCAGCaaaaacaacctgcatttatatagcgcctttaacatggtaaaacgtcccaaggcgcttcacaggagcaattattaaacaaaattcaacaccgagccacataaggagatattaggacaggtgaccaaaagcttggtcaaagaggtaggttttaaggagtgtcttaaaggaggagagagaggtggagaggtttagggagggaattccagagcttagggcccaggcagctgaaggcacggctgccaatggtggagcgatgaaaatcagggatgcgcaagaggccagaattggaagagcgcagagatctcgggagggttgtcgggctggaggaggttacagagatagggaggggcgagggccatggagggatttgaaaacaaggatgagaatttttaaacccGAGTtctgggaccgggagccaatgtaggtcagcgagcacaggggcggaCGGGGGACTTCCTGCCAAATCACAGGTGACTGAAACATGGGTAGAGTCTGGGAACTGGTCAGCTGGCTTGGGATACAAAGCTTGCTTTGAGAGGCCACTATAGTAGAGTTTCCACTCTGCTTTACTTCCTTTAATACGACGACCCACAGTGAAGAGGGACCAATGACTCAGCTCACTGAGCCTTTCACAAGATTGTTCTTTTTAAAGGGATGGCGGGAGCTGGTGTGAGAGCCGGGCCCTGCCTCTAAATGCGGTTTCTGTACCCCGACAGCAGACCTGTACCCCTGGTTAAACCACAGGACGGCAAAGGGTGAGCAAAAACTGCATTTCAAAATGGCCTAAACACAGCTCACTGTTTACAACATCCTCGAATCCAACTTAACTGAAAAAAAGGACAGACAAAAGGCCATGACCTGTATTTTGCCCTTACaggcgaggggagggggcgggcgaggggagggggcgggcgaggggagggggcgggcgaggggagggggcgggcgaggggagggggcgggcgaggggagggggcgggcgaggggagggggcgggcgaggggagggggcgggcgaggggagggggcgggcgaggggagggggcgggcgaggggagggggcgggcgaggggagggggcgggcgaggggagggggcgggcgaggggagggggcgggcgaggggagggggcgggcgaggggagggggcgggcgaggggagggggcgagCTGCCCACGGTTACACAAGCCTCTGtgccaactacaacactggcatctacccgacaatgtagaaaattgcccaggtgtgtcctgtccacaaaaagcaggacaaatccaatccggccaattaccgccccatcagtctactctcaatcatcagcaaagtgatggaaggtgtcgtcgacagtgctatcaagcggcacttactcaccaataacctgctcaccgatgctcagtttgggttccgccaggaccactcggctccagacctcattacagccttggtccaaacatggacaaaagagctgaattccagaggagaggtcagagtgactgcccttgacatcaaggcagcatttgaccgagtctggcaccaaggagccctagtaaaactgaagtcaatgggaatcaggg
Proteins encoded in this region:
- the rab20 gene encoding ras-related protein Rab-20, which codes for MMKPDVKVVILGDMNVGKTSLLHRYTERRFQGTVSTVGGAFFIKQWGPHSVSIWDTAGREQFHGLGTMYCRGAAAVILTYDVTNRQSLRELEDRFLALTDTAQADCIFAVVGNKCDLTDECAEIQETESEGQIPLTPSPRACKQVLKEDAMYFYKQVIKYKMLDEKDFPMAEKMCFETSAKTGYNVDLLFETIFELVVSHLLKKQVKPVQTVDLGQSMKIKRTNSSCCT